From Bacillus sp. FSL K6-3431, the proteins below share one genomic window:
- a CDS encoding aldo/keto reductase family protein, with the protein MKYRRLGRSGLKVSEVSLGSWLTYGKSVEDNTAEKTIHRAYELGINFFDSANVYERGEGEKVMSKALKEFPRESYVITTKAFWPMGEGPNDRGLSRKHVYEQVHNSLKRMDLDYVDIFYCHRYDSETPVDETLRVIDDLIRQGKILYAGVSEWSAAQIEEAVGTADKYLLDRIVVNQPQYSMLNRYIEEEVIPVSSKHGISQVVFSPLAQGMLTGKYKGGKIPEGSRASNDTINSFVKNIFNEQNFSKVDQLDAVAKELDTTLPALAIAWILRQPNVASALVGASRPEQIEANVKGSELELSTEIISKIEGILTQLD; encoded by the coding sequence ATGAAATATCGTAGACTAGGTCGTTCAGGATTAAAAGTGAGTGAAGTTAGTTTGGGAAGCTGGTTGACTTATGGTAAATCAGTAGAAGATAATACTGCAGAGAAAACAATACATAGAGCATATGAACTAGGAATTAACTTTTTCGATTCCGCCAATGTATATGAGCGTGGCGAAGGTGAGAAAGTAATGTCAAAGGCTTTGAAAGAGTTCCCTCGCGAATCATATGTCATTACTACAAAGGCATTTTGGCCTATGGGAGAAGGTCCAAACGATCGTGGCTTATCTAGAAAGCATGTATACGAGCAGGTGCATAATAGTTTGAAAAGAATGGATTTAGACTATGTCGATATTTTTTATTGTCATCGCTATGATTCCGAAACGCCGGTGGATGAAACATTACGAGTTATTGATGATTTAATTCGCCAGGGCAAGATCCTTTATGCAGGTGTCAGTGAATGGAGCGCAGCACAAATTGAGGAAGCGGTTGGAACAGCAGATAAGTATTTGCTTGACCGAATTGTTGTGAACCAGCCACAATACAGTATGTTAAATCGCTATATTGAAGAAGAAGTCATTCCAGTATCAAGTAAACACGGCATCTCCCAAGTTGTATTTTCTCCGTTAGCTCAAGGGATGCTTACTGGAAAATATAAAGGTGGGAAAATTCCAGAAGGTAGTCGTGCGTCCAATGATACGATTAATTCTTTCGTAAAAAATATTTTTAATGAACAAAACTTTTCAAAGGTTGATCAATTGGATGCAGTGGCAAAGGAGCTAGATACTACCTTGCCGGCACTAGCCATCGCTTGGATTTTGCGTCAACCAAACGTAGCCAGCGCTTTAGTCGGTGCAAGCCGCCCGGAACAAATTGAAGCGAATGTAAAAGGTAGTGAATTAGAACTATCAACGGAGATCATCTCGAAAATTGAAGGAATTTTAACTCAGTTAGATTAA
- a CDS encoding HAD family hydrolase, whose translation MANYRVLFLDIDGTILLPDHTFQDSTKEAILQAQDKGIEVFLATGRPLHEIADLADELNIDSFIGYNGALAIYQEKTIVNEPMQAEIILQFGEIAKKHGHEIVFYTSKKNYFTTMDAACVENFIQMFQMKKNDLFHAEIADQILGATLINLKDDEASLYELNSSYHFSQVNVDGLRDCYDVIRDSVNKGRAVEKILERMNIQKDQAIAFGDGMNDKEMLATVGEGFVMGNAHPDLFAYGNRKTTTVSESGIYNGLKAIDVVNKG comes from the coding sequence ATGGCGAACTATCGTGTATTATTTTTAGATATTGACGGAACTATTTTATTACCAGACCACACATTTCAAGATTCTACAAAAGAAGCTATTCTACAAGCACAAGATAAAGGGATAGAAGTTTTTTTAGCTACTGGCAGACCTCTTCATGAAATTGCAGACCTTGCTGATGAATTGAATATCGATTCTTTCATTGGATATAACGGAGCGCTTGCTATTTATCAAGAGAAAACAATTGTAAATGAACCGATGCAAGCTGAGATTATTCTACAATTCGGTGAGATTGCTAAAAAACACGGCCACGAAATTGTATTTTATACAAGCAAAAAAAATTATTTTACTACCATGGATGCAGCTTGTGTTGAAAATTTCATCCAGATGTTTCAGATGAAGAAAAATGATCTGTTTCACGCTGAGATTGCCGATCAGATTCTCGGAGCTACATTAATCAATTTAAAGGATGATGAAGCTAGTCTTTATGAATTGAATTCTAGCTATCATTTTTCACAAGTAAATGTAGATGGTTTGCGTGATTGTTACGATGTAATCAGAGATTCAGTAAATAAAGGCAGGGCAGTTGAGAAAATACTTGAGAGAATGAACATTCAAAAAGACCAAGCAATAGCTTTTGGCGATGGAATGAACGACAAAGAAATGCTAGCGACTGTCGGTGAGGGATTTGTCATGGGAAACGCCCATCCTGACTTGTTCGCCTATGGAAATAGAAAAACTACTACCGTTTCAGAATCTGGAATTTATAATGGTTTAAAAGCAATTGACGTTGTAAATAAAGGGTAA